A window of Halichoerus grypus chromosome 15, mHalGry1.hap1.1, whole genome shotgun sequence genomic DNA:
tttttccttaagtccAACCTTGTTCTATCTTCTTGATCCAAAGTACATTCCCATGTACTACAGccctttcttattttccttgaGCTCCTCATGTCAGGGAGCACAAAATCCAGATTTCCAGTCAGGACCTCTAAGAGTTTTCTAACCTCCAAAATTTAGAGTTCTGTAAACAGCCGAGCACATGGCCAATGCCAGTAAACACCTCTCACCTGGACTGTGGGACTGTCTTATCCACAAACAGGAAGATTGCCTTTTCAGAAGGAAGCTGGATCCTTTTCCTGATGATCCACATGAACTGAGCCACAGTGATGTCAGATGGAACCAGATACTTCCGTTTGTCAATGTCAACAATCTGAGAGCCTGAGACTTTTTCCACAATCACCTAGGAAAGCAAAGAGAGATCAAGACTGGATTTCTAACACGAGGCTCTGGCTTTGCATTGTTCTAGCCTTGCATTGTCAGGGAGCTGATGAATAATATGTGGgcaaggaggtgggtgggaaacTGCACAACACTGGAAAATATGCCCCTGATTTAATAAACCACAAACTCTTAACTCTGGAGGTTAAGAACTGACATAAATGTATGATACAGAAATGGAAAGTACTTTTCTGTGGTCAGTTACGTTTATCATCCTGGATCTCAGCAAGCGTAAGAGAAACACAGCTCCTCCTACAAACCTTTTCAACATTTTGTCTGGGCAGACCTGAGAATATCTGGTGAGGGTTTCATCTACAGCCAATTACTCCAGGACCCCAGAATGGATCTGCCTTCACACTACAGGGGAAGTAAGATCCCAAGGAACACAGGAAACAGGAAATGATGGACTAATAGGAATGAGTGGCAATCCCAGCCAGCCAAGAACCAAGCTCCTCATTTGGCCTGTTGCTTCTCCCTGAACTAGGTTTCAAATGTGTCCCTCTGACCCCTCCTCAAAGGAATTGTTCAAAGAGCTACAATGACAGGCATGGATGtcctttaaaaatcagtaaggattATAGAAACTTTATCCCCTACCGTGGAAGAAATAATAAGATCATATTTATTACTGAGTAAGGAGAAACCACGAGAGAAGGGGTTCTCAGAGGCTTCTCAGATTCTTTTGGTCATGAAAGGATGACAGGGTCAGGGTGAGGAAAGGGAGCTAGAAGTCAAGTAAAGATAGAGACTCAAAGTTAAAGATGAGTGTCCTGAGACTAAAGTACCACTTCTAAGACCAAAGTGACAGTCTCCCTCCACCGTTGTTCCCAAAAGTGGCAGTGACCTGTTGCCCTGTCCTAGAACATCTTTCCTTACATAATTGGCGAGGGAGCCCAGAGGCTGCAGACAGCTCGCTGGCCTAGATCCGGAGATTCAGCACTGAGGCACCCTGAACAGCACCGCTCAAGCCCCTCACGCCACGGCCCCGGAAGGCCCCTAACGCAGTCTGGCCTGTTTGCTACTGTAACCTCAACTCGTCAACTGTTGAATGGCCCGGGGCCCTATCACGAGTCCTAGACGACGGGGTGACAGCGAGGTGAGGGGGCGGGGAGTGCACTCACCGGAACCCGGTCGGGATATTTCGCTCGGATCTTCGCAGATTCCACGCATCTGTGTTCTGTGGGAGACACAGACCCGGCTGACGGTCGTGCCTGCCCGGCCCCCGGTTCCGGGgaccccagcccacctcccccgGCGACCTGCGCACGCCCCGGGCCCTTGTTCCGGCGTCTCAGCGGCCTCGGCCCTCGGCCCCTGCCTCCCGGCAGAAGGGCGAAGGGCGGCACAGGGTCCGTGGGCAGCCGCCCGGGGCTCCGGGGCCTCAGCGACCCAAGGCCTGAGCGCGGCATCCGCCCCGCCCGGCCCAGCCCAGGGCGGcccgggtgggggagggggcccaccCGCCGCCCCGACCCCCACCACCCGGCCCCTGACGGAGCCCTTACCCAACGAGTGGTCCTCCTTGAACATCCACTTCATGGCGGCGGCGGGGAAGGGATGCAGCCGGCTCTCGGAGCCGCGGAGCTCAGCGAACCAACCACAACAACAACgacggcagcagcggcggcggcggcgaccaCACGGCAGGCGGGACTTCCGGCTGCCGGAGCCTAGCAaccggccgggggcggggcttcCGGCGGCGCTCGCCGGGGGCGCCGcgccagggggcggggcaggagaCGGCGCCGCGAGGGGCtaaggaggggaagtggggatGATGACGTTCACTACAGGGCTGTCTTTGAGGGGTTTTGGTGACTGGGAAGGGGATGCTGTCGGGAGCTGGTAACAGGAGTGGGGTCTCGGTGACGAGGGGAATTTTGGAGGTATGAATGACAGAAGAGGGGTCTCTGGTGGTTGGTGATGGCGGGGGGAATCTGTTTAGGGCATTGACAGTTTGGGGAGTATTGTTTGGGGCTGGTAACAGGTTGGGGGCGCAACACAGAGGGTGACTAGTTTGAGGGGACTGTGTGGGGAGAGGTACTGATGACAAGCGGGGTTCAGTATTGGAGACAGCCATATAGGTTGCCTTGCACctagaaattgaatttaaacaaattctatttcccttccatttttcaTGAATAAGTGTTTGACTAAACATATAAGAAAAGGTATCACAAATATGCATTTGAGGAGCGTAACATCGCACTGATCAGAAAGAGACCCCTTAAGCTTAACTGCAGAGGAGTTAGAGGTGATTGTCAGGCTGGGAGAATTCCCCCTGAGAGTTGGTCATAAGACAGGTTTCTTTGGCAGTCAGCATAGAGTTCAGCCATCACAGCCTAGGCTGTGTGTGCGCGTATGTCACCTTGAGCATATGCCTTGAGGTTCTCCAGTGATGTCACGCCTTTCTTCCTAGCAGAGTCATCAGGACAGTCTGCTCTGGGTCAACATCTGTTTATGAGCTGGTGAATACGTATCAAGAATATTCATTTAATTGGGCACATGATCCTTGCCATGTGCTTGTGATTCTGATGCATCTGAAAGGCTTGCATGTTTGAACATTGTCATTCATCATTTCCTACAGTTGTAATTCCTGATGGATGCTGTGGAATCTAGCTTCATTCTAGAagtattttggttattttaagaTTGTCTGAGCAACCAAAataggtttttgtttgcttgcttgtttttaatgAAGTGAAAAATCCTTTGAATTTCATACCTAGAAATTATTACTGCTGCATACAGGAACACTGTTCTAGGTATTGGGGAAAagcagtgaacagaacagacaaCACCTCTTCTGTCATGGGGTTTGCATTCTGGTGGgacaagatgaaaaataaatatgtcaggTAATGGTAGGTGCTCTTTAGAAAACAAAGCAGGCTAGGTGACGAGTGATGGTGGGATAGAATGCTAATTAGGTAAAGTGATTGACATAGGGACAGGAAGGAACATGGAGACAGGAAGGAACCCCTTGTGGCTGGAGTTGAATAAACAAGGGGGAGTGTGTTAGAAGAGGAGATCAAAGAGATGTATAACAAAACTATTGAGCTTTGAATTCCATGTGAAGAACTGGATCTTATTTAGAATGACATGAGAAGTTGgtggagga
This region includes:
- the GABARAPL2 gene encoding gamma-aminobutyric acid receptor-associated protein-like 2, producing MKWMFKEDHSLEHRCVESAKIRAKYPDRVPVIVEKVSGSQIVDIDKRKYLVPSDITVAQFMWIIRKRIQLPSEKAIFLFVDKTVPQSSLTMGQLYEKEKDEDGFLYVAYSGENTFGF